One genomic segment of Natrononativus amylolyticus includes these proteins:
- a CDS encoding DUF7471 family protein has product MHFAPAPVATGGPEFDGFEPRVLESTVGSGAVDWHLALLLALSGVGSLVVFALALSAFRRRRSLPYLLITAALGALVLRPIVGTGTVLGYVPMDLHHTVEHLLDVVIAGLLIAAVVSVGSLERGSRGVEETEESR; this is encoded by the coding sequence ATGCACTTCGCCCCGGCGCCTGTCGCAACGGGCGGCCCCGAGTTCGACGGTTTCGAACCCCGCGTTCTCGAGAGCACCGTCGGTTCGGGTGCCGTCGACTGGCACCTCGCGTTGTTGCTGGCGCTCTCGGGCGTCGGCTCGCTCGTCGTGTTCGCGCTGGCGCTGTCGGCGTTTCGTCGCCGCCGGTCGCTTCCGTACCTGTTGATCACCGCCGCGCTGGGCGCACTGGTGCTCCGGCCGATCGTCGGGACCGGAACCGTTCTCGGCTACGTTCCGATGGACCTCCATCACACAGTCGAACACCTGCTGGACGTCGTCATCGCCGGCCTGCTGATCGCGGCCGTCGTGTCGGTCGGCTCGCTCGAGCGCGGGTCCCGCGGCGTCGAGGAGACGGAGGAGTCCCGATGA
- a CDS encoding AIR synthase family protein codes for MPGKVGPDELLEVVFGRTGTDDETVIQGPADGEDAAAIDWPGGTLVVSSDPISLAASQVGTLGVHIACNDVAASGADPRWLTTVIMLPTSAGDDSTLEAITADLDATAREVGATIVGGHSEYVDALERPLISLTAMGATEAFLPTGGARPGDSVLLTKAAGLEGTAILAADFGDGLEVDDETVAAASGFLAEISVVPDARIVREYATAMHDPTEGGVTVGLLELARASGVRLAVDREAIPIRPETRQLCAAAGVDPLRIFGSGALLATVPTAAVEDCLEALADAGLEAAEIGTVREGEPGLELDGETVTGPIEDDLYPLWAAVDAED; via the coding sequence ATGCCCGGAAAGGTAGGGCCGGACGAACTGCTCGAGGTCGTCTTCGGCCGCACCGGTACCGACGACGAGACGGTGATCCAGGGACCGGCCGACGGCGAGGACGCCGCCGCGATCGACTGGCCCGGCGGCACGCTCGTCGTGAGCTCCGACCCGATCTCGCTGGCCGCCTCCCAGGTGGGCACCCTCGGCGTCCACATCGCGTGCAACGACGTCGCTGCCTCCGGAGCCGACCCGCGGTGGCTCACGACCGTCATCATGCTTCCGACGAGCGCCGGGGACGACAGCACGCTCGAGGCGATCACCGCCGACCTCGACGCCACCGCCCGCGAGGTCGGCGCGACCATCGTCGGCGGTCACTCCGAGTACGTCGACGCCCTCGAGCGCCCGCTGATCTCGCTGACCGCGATGGGCGCCACCGAGGCGTTCCTGCCGACCGGCGGCGCTCGTCCCGGCGACAGCGTTCTCCTCACGAAAGCCGCCGGGCTCGAGGGGACGGCGATCCTCGCGGCCGATTTCGGCGACGGACTCGAGGTCGACGACGAAACCGTCGCGGCCGCGTCGGGATTCCTCGCGGAGATCAGCGTCGTCCCCGACGCCAGGATCGTCCGGGAGTACGCGACGGCGATGCACGATCCCACCGAGGGCGGCGTCACGGTGGGGTTGCTCGAACTCGCTCGCGCCTCCGGCGTCCGCCTCGCGGTCGATCGCGAGGCGATACCGATCAGGCCCGAGACGCGGCAGCTGTGTGCGGCGGCCGGGGTCGACCCGCTCCGGATCTTCGGCTCGGGGGCGCTGCTGGCGACGGTGCCGACCGCCGCGGTCGAGGACTGCCTCGAGGCGCTCGCCGACGCGGGACTCGAGGCGGCCGAGATCGGAACGGTCCGCGAGGGTGAGCCGGGGCTCGAACTCGACGGCGAGACGGTCACCGGCCCGATCGAGGACGACCTCTATCCGCTGTGGGCGGCGGTGGACGCCGAGGATTAG
- a CDS encoding winged helix-turn-helix transcriptional regulator yields the protein MSETRGRIRAAIASDPGVHFNALVRDLSLAPGQVQYHVRRLIDAGDVVRHERFGRTHYYPPTYDEWERDALAMVRRETTGAIVTALYSRGETRPGALAADLDLPRSTLEYHLSNLLACGVVERRRERGNRVVLSLCRPAETAALLEAVSADPGTRLVDRFERLVDSLLEER from the coding sequence ATGAGCGAGACCCGCGGCCGGATCCGAGCGGCCATCGCGAGCGATCCCGGCGTTCACTTCAACGCCCTCGTTCGCGACCTCTCGCTCGCACCCGGACAGGTCCAGTACCACGTTCGGCGGCTGATCGACGCCGGCGACGTCGTTCGCCACGAGCGCTTCGGCCGCACGCACTACTACCCGCCGACGTACGACGAGTGGGAGCGCGACGCCCTCGCCATGGTGCGCCGGGAGACCACGGGCGCGATCGTGACCGCGCTCTACTCCCGCGGCGAGACGAGACCGGGAGCGCTGGCCGCCGACCTCGACCTGCCGCGGAGCACCCTCGAGTACCACCTCTCGAACCTGCTCGCGTGCGGCGTCGTCGAGCGCCGCCGCGAGCGGGGTAACCGGGTGGTGCTCTCGCTGTGTCGCCCCGCGGAGACGGCGGCGCTGCTCGAGGCCGTTTCTGCCGATCCCGGCACGCGGCTGGTCGACCGCTTCGAGCGGCTGGTCGATTCGCTGCTCGAGGAGCGGTAG
- a CDS encoding ATP-dependent helicase, with amino-acid sequence MDGHELPIPAAELPFDPGADLADRDAFARLEPAVQAWWLREFGEYVPENGGFFTPPQRGAIPLIDEGTNTLIAAPTGSGKTLASFTAIINELYRRDREAGASDGGGSGGETDEGLENSVYCLYVSPLKSLANDIHRNLTEPLEGIEEIAADRGESMGEIRHAIRHGDTTSYERQKMLEETPHILNTTPETLAILLNSPKFREKLRTVEYVIVDEIHSLAASKRGTHLAVSLERLEAMVDHDVTRIGCSATIEPLSEVAEFLVGCDVDGAGAGAGAREPNPTPREYEIVDARFAREFDLRLESPADDLINASREAVQDRFYRLLHDHVQEHTNTLVFTNTRSGAERVLHNLRERFPEYDEENSGCHHGSLSKDVRQGIEAKLKSGDLEVVTTSTSLELGIDMPHVDMVVQVGSPKSVAAMLQRVGRAGHRVGQTVTGRVIALDRDELLECAVMLKKAGEGFVDSVSIPENAHDVAAQHVYGMAIASVRPEREVTAILRRAYPYRNYSDAEFETLMRYLTAAYAGMEDRNVYAKVWRDENDPPGGEHHYPEFPVDEPLIGKRGRLARVIYMTNVGTIPDSFSCDVLTRGADEWVGQLDENYLDTLEKGDVFVLGGSHFEYRYRRGSKVYVDRTGARPTVPSWYSERLPLSSDLGREILAFQRELLERHAEGGSPAVRRWLREFPLDDAAVRAIARLFDHQLRYAGAESVSTDERLAIEVERDRTEYERRYYVHSNYGRKVNDGLSRLLAARCANEATANVRVAVADNGFVLSMPLNRKVDLEGVLADLEPDAVRDDLRSALAGTDLLQRYFRINATRSLMILKRYKGYEKSAAEQQVSSEMLLGFAEGLEGFAVIEETYREILADKLNVAEIEELVARIDAGEVAVDRTLVDSPTPRAFGLATLSASDVVLAEDESAALQAFHEHVLSEIGEESLSGLVIDE; translated from the coding sequence ATGGACGGCCACGAGCTCCCGATTCCCGCCGCGGAGCTCCCCTTCGACCCCGGTGCCGACCTCGCCGACCGGGACGCGTTCGCCCGCCTCGAGCCGGCGGTCCAGGCGTGGTGGCTCCGGGAGTTCGGCGAGTACGTCCCCGAGAACGGGGGTTTCTTCACGCCACCCCAGCGCGGCGCAATTCCACTGATCGACGAGGGGACGAACACGCTGATCGCGGCGCCCACCGGTTCCGGAAAGACGCTCGCCTCGTTTACCGCGATCATCAACGAACTGTACCGCCGGGATCGGGAAGCGGGGGCGTCGGACGGCGGCGGTTCCGGAGGGGAAACCGACGAGGGTCTCGAGAACTCGGTCTACTGTCTGTACGTCTCGCCGCTGAAATCCCTCGCGAACGATATCCATCGCAATCTCACGGAGCCACTCGAGGGCATCGAGGAGATCGCCGCCGACCGCGGCGAGTCGATGGGCGAGATCCGCCACGCGATCCGCCACGGCGACACCACCTCCTACGAGCGCCAGAAGATGCTCGAGGAGACGCCCCACATCCTCAACACGACCCCGGAGACGCTCGCGATCCTGCTCAACTCGCCGAAGTTCCGCGAGAAGCTTCGAACCGTCGAGTACGTCATCGTCGACGAGATCCACTCGCTGGCGGCGAGCAAGCGCGGCACCCACCTGGCGGTGAGTCTGGAGCGTCTCGAGGCGATGGTCGATCACGACGTCACGCGAATCGGCTGTTCGGCGACGATCGAGCCGCTATCCGAGGTCGCCGAGTTCCTGGTCGGCTGTGACGTCGACGGAGCGGGCGCGGGGGCGGGTGCGAGGGAGCCGAACCCGACTCCCCGCGAGTACGAGATCGTCGACGCCCGCTTCGCCCGCGAGTTCGACCTGCGTCTCGAGTCGCCCGCGGACGACCTGATCAACGCCTCGCGGGAGGCCGTCCAGGACCGCTTCTACCGGTTGCTCCACGACCACGTCCAAGAGCACACGAACACGCTCGTGTTCACGAACACGCGGTCGGGGGCCGAGCGGGTGCTTCACAACCTCCGCGAGCGCTTTCCCGAGTACGACGAGGAGAACTCCGGCTGTCACCACGGCAGCCTCTCGAAGGACGTCCGCCAGGGGATCGAGGCGAAGCTGAAGTCGGGAGACCTCGAGGTCGTGACCACCTCGACCTCGCTGGAACTCGGCATCGACATGCCCCACGTCGACATGGTGGTCCAGGTCGGCTCGCCCAAATCCGTCGCGGCGATGCTCCAGCGGGTCGGCCGGGCGGGCCACCGCGTCGGCCAGACCGTGACGGGACGGGTAATCGCCCTGGACAGAGACGAGTTGCTCGAGTGTGCGGTGATGTTGAAGAAGGCCGGGGAGGGGTTCGTCGACTCGGTGTCGATCCCCGAGAACGCCCACGACGTCGCCGCCCAGCACGTCTACGGGATGGCGATCGCGTCGGTTCGCCCGGAGCGGGAAGTAACGGCGATCCTCCGGCGGGCGTACCCCTATCGGAACTACTCGGACGCCGAGTTCGAGACGCTCATGCGGTATCTCACCGCCGCCTACGCCGGAATGGAGGACCGAAACGTCTACGCGAAGGTCTGGCGCGACGAGAACGACCCGCCCGGCGGCGAGCACCACTACCCCGAGTTCCCGGTCGACGAACCCCTGATCGGCAAGCGGGGGCGGCTGGCCCGCGTCATCTACATGACCAACGTCGGCACCATCCCCGACTCCTTTAGCTGCGACGTCCTCACGAGGGGAGCCGACGAGTGGGTCGGCCAACTCGACGAGAACTACCTCGACACCCTCGAGAAGGGCGACGTCTTCGTTCTCGGCGGCAGTCACTTCGAGTACCGCTACCGGCGGGGCTCGAAGGTGTACGTCGACCGGACGGGCGCCCGTCCAACCGTCCCCTCGTGGTACTCCGAGCGACTGCCGCTGTCGTCCGACCTGGGCCGTGAGATCCTCGCCTTTCAGCGCGAGTTGCTCGAGCGCCACGCCGAGGGCGGGTCGCCGGCGGTCCGCCGCTGGCTCCGGGAGTTTCCCCTCGACGACGCCGCGGTCCGGGCCATCGCGCGGCTGTTCGACCACCAGCTCCGGTACGCGGGGGCCGAGAGCGTGAGCACCGACGAGCGACTCGCGATCGAGGTCGAGCGCGACCGCACGGAGTACGAACGTCGCTACTACGTCCACTCGAACTACGGCCGGAAGGTCAACGACGGCCTCTCGCGGCTGCTCGCCGCCCGCTGTGCGAACGAGGCCACCGCGAACGTCCGGGTCGCCGTCGCCGACAACGGCTTCGTGCTCTCGATGCCGCTCAACCGGAAGGTCGACCTCGAGGGCGTGCTCGCGGACCTCGAGCCGGACGCCGTCCGCGACGACCTCCGAAGCGCCCTCGCCGGCACCGACCTCCTCCAGCGGTACTTCCGGATCAACGCCACCCGGTCGCTGATGATCCTCAAACGCTACAAGGGCTACGAGAAGTCCGCCGCCGAACAGCAGGTCTCGAGCGAGATGCTGCTCGGCTTCGCCGAAGGACTCGAGGGGTTCGCGGTGATCGAGGAGACCTACCGCGAGATTCTCGCGGACAAACTCAACGTCGCCGAGATCGAGGAGCTCGTCGCCCGGATCGACGCGGGCGAGGTGGCCGTCGACCGTACCCTCGTCGACTCGCCGACGCCGCGGGCGTTCGGACTGGCGACGCTGTCGGCCAGCGACGTGGTGCTCGCCGAAGACGAGAGCGCGGCGCTCCAGGCGTTTCACGAGCACGTGCTCTCCGAGATCGGCGAGGAGTCGCTGTCGGGACTGGTGATCGACGAGTGA
- a CDS encoding Lrp/AsnC family transcriptional regulator, which yields MVDDSPDWEFSRRDVAILTELADDPQLSSRELTGVLEAEYGIDVSHVTVSESIRRMRDEGVFREAIVPNEEYYVFALFEFKFHAENFADGWRETMEAIRDDEHTLFYFLSDGEYQWKTVMMFRDREDVSRWIHEFYKEHGDVISNLRNSVVHNVLKFETDPRIFEDLLEDADAI from the coding sequence ATGGTCGACGACTCTCCAGACTGGGAGTTTTCGCGACGGGACGTCGCGATACTGACCGAACTCGCGGACGATCCACAACTGTCCTCGCGGGAACTGACCGGCGTCCTCGAGGCGGAGTACGGCATCGACGTTTCGCACGTCACCGTCAGCGAGTCGATCCGCCGAATGCGCGACGAGGGCGTCTTTCGGGAGGCCATCGTCCCGAACGAGGAGTACTACGTCTTCGCGCTGTTCGAGTTCAAGTTCCACGCCGAGAACTTCGCCGACGGCTGGCGCGAGACGATGGAGGCGATCCGCGACGACGAGCACACCCTGTTTTACTTCCTCTCCGACGGCGAGTACCAGTGGAAGACGGTGATGATGTTTCGCGATCGGGAGGACGTCTCGCGATGGATCCACGAGTTCTACAAGGAACACGGCGACGTGATCTCGAACCTCCGAAACTCCGTGGTCCACAACGTCCTCAAGTTTGAGACCGACCCCCGGATCTTCGAGGATCTGCTCGAGGACGCCGACGCGATCTAA
- a CDS encoding DUF7522 family protein, whose translation MTESALEPTAADELVSACRTTVGDELRSVTYFTDEAVEQLYLRSDLDQTADLVGFAAQERSGFGAQEAYRNSQLGSYLATIRMFEHGYLTRVVADSHGVWVTTDPLSMERFEELAAAITPALDGIADRTE comes from the coding sequence ATGACGGAATCCGCCCTCGAACCGACTGCCGCCGACGAACTGGTGAGCGCGTGTCGAACGACCGTCGGCGACGAGCTTCGGAGCGTGACGTACTTCACCGACGAGGCCGTCGAACAGCTGTACCTTCGATCCGACCTCGACCAGACGGCCGACCTCGTCGGGTTCGCGGCGCAGGAGCGGTCGGGGTTCGGCGCCCAGGAGGCCTACCGGAACTCACAGCTGGGGTCGTACCTTGCGACGATTCGGATGTTCGAACACGGCTACCTGACTCGCGTCGTCGCCGACAGCCACGGCGTCTGGGTGACGACGGACCCGCTCTCGATGGAGCGCTTCGAGGAGCTCGCCGCCGCCATCACGCCCGCCCTCGACGGGATCGCCGACCGGACGGAATGA
- a CDS encoding NAD-binding protein: protein MLERVESHRFGAGLAVWLVVAVALTSIATGVVAIVTEPALNGVGIVGDLQAAAEFSGTVVGFTLLVTAWWMRRGYRLAYLVAAVLVFLSAAHGVAQFRPLSIPLVVLSLGGFVVLVLTSRRFTRSASLSATQLGSLMAIVGVLCYGTAGAYALREGFSGLETLVDALYFTLVTASTVGYGDVHATTEEARLFAISLVVLGPATIAVTVGSLFTPLLQAHLSKTGNRVAPGQRSSRSEHVVVLGGSDLVEPVVEGLEERTSFVVVTDDETTAERLDDRGADVFVGDPTDDETLRSVGLEDAAAVVIAADGAVTPYATLAVRDVAPSTHLVAIAADGAGDHLERLGVDVAIDPQSLLGTAAVDAALGGTENER from the coding sequence ATGCTCGAACGCGTCGAGAGTCACCGGTTCGGCGCCGGACTCGCGGTCTGGCTCGTCGTCGCCGTCGCGCTGACGTCGATCGCGACCGGCGTCGTCGCCATCGTCACTGAACCGGCACTGAACGGCGTCGGCATCGTCGGCGACCTCCAGGCGGCCGCGGAGTTCAGCGGAACCGTCGTCGGCTTCACGCTGCTCGTTACCGCGTGGTGGATGCGACGGGGGTACCGCCTCGCGTACCTCGTCGCCGCCGTGCTGGTCTTTCTCTCGGCGGCCCACGGCGTCGCCCAGTTTCGGCCGCTCTCGATCCCGCTCGTCGTGCTCTCTCTCGGCGGGTTCGTCGTCCTCGTGCTCACGAGCCGTCGGTTCACCCGATCGGCCTCGCTCAGCGCCACGCAGCTGGGCTCGCTGATGGCGATCGTCGGCGTCCTCTGTTACGGCACCGCCGGCGCCTACGCGCTTCGCGAGGGGTTCTCCGGCCTCGAGACCCTTGTCGACGCGCTGTACTTCACGCTCGTCACCGCGAGCACCGTCGGCTACGGCGACGTCCACGCGACCACGGAGGAAGCCCGGCTGTTCGCCATCTCGCTGGTCGTCCTCGGGCCGGCGACCATCGCGGTCACGGTCGGCTCGCTGTTCACGCCGCTCCTCCAGGCGCACCTGTCGAAGACCGGTAACCGCGTCGCTCCGGGCCAGCGCTCGAGTCGATCGGAACACGTGGTCGTTCTCGGCGGAAGCGACCTCGTGGAACCGGTCGTCGAGGGTCTCGAGGAACGCACCTCGTTCGTGGTCGTCACCGACGACGAGACGACGGCAGAGCGCCTCGACGACCGCGGTGCGGACGTGTTCGTCGGCGACCCGACCGACGACGAGACCCTCCGATCGGTCGGCCTCGAGGACGCCGCGGCGGTCGTGATCGCGGCCGACGGGGCGGTGACGCCGTACGCGACGCTCGCCGTTCGCGACGTCGCCCCCTCGACTCACCTGGTCGCCATCGCCGCGGACGGGGCGGGCGACCACCTCGAGCGCCTCGGCGTCGACGTCGCCATCGATCCGCAGTCGCTACTGGGGACCGCGGCGGTCGACGCGGCGCTCGGCGGGACAGAAAACGAACGCTAA
- a CDS encoding APC family permease, whose product MSDTEFKLINQQIGLLGATALTIGNAVAITMFLLPAHLLADGAGPSIALAAAVTAIPTVFSILLMLQLGGSMPAAGGMYVYASRLVGPFWGFSLPWVAVPAIWLGIIYTGYGFAEYVRFFLPLEVPLAVATVTIPQISLTLLIWAAVVPFLLFNLLGIRFVTTIQYVLVAVIIGGMLLFIVPGGTAVDAGNYTPMFPEGYGPFFVAIVSLFIGMYGFSLALNIGEEIENPLENIPRAIGLSTVIGVSLMVGAVVVAVGAMNWTEWAGAEAGIAVVAEGFLPPWGAALVALAAIVGALTTINTIYVNFSRLVMRAARDEVLPPSLANVHDRFQSPNRAVLLVGVPAVLLVPVAPSPVVMSVVLSLTLLYSIILLGIAAYRLPTLFPDRYEHSFYRLPKPLLYVSAAAGVAIPALFWVLTTTELPIVGVGIVAWIALGYPVYRYRVHRYDQRGIDLESRIAQLHDHEAEQAATGSD is encoded by the coding sequence ATGTCTGACACAGAGTTCAAGCTGATCAATCAGCAGATCGGGTTGCTCGGAGCGACGGCGCTGACGATCGGGAACGCCGTCGCCATCACGATGTTTCTGTTACCGGCGCACCTGCTCGCTGACGGGGCGGGTCCGTCGATCGCGCTGGCGGCGGCGGTGACCGCGATTCCCACCGTCTTCTCGATCCTACTCATGTTACAACTCGGCGGCTCGATGCCCGCGGCGGGCGGAATGTACGTTTACGCGTCTCGGCTGGTCGGCCCGTTCTGGGGGTTCAGCCTCCCGTGGGTCGCGGTGCCCGCGATCTGGCTCGGAATCATCTACACCGGCTACGGGTTCGCCGAGTACGTCCGGTTCTTCCTTCCTCTCGAGGTTCCACTGGCGGTAGCGACGGTGACGATTCCCCAGATTTCGTTGACGCTTCTCATCTGGGCGGCGGTCGTCCCGTTTCTGCTGTTCAACCTCCTCGGAATCCGGTTCGTCACGACGATCCAGTACGTCCTCGTGGCGGTCATCATCGGCGGCATGCTCCTGTTCATCGTTCCCGGCGGAACGGCAGTCGACGCCGGAAACTACACCCCGATGTTCCCGGAAGGGTACGGGCCGTTCTTCGTCGCGATCGTCTCCCTGTTCATCGGCATGTACGGTTTCAGCCTCGCGCTCAACATCGGCGAGGAGATCGAGAACCCGCTCGAGAACATTCCGCGGGCGATCGGGCTGAGTACGGTGATCGGCGTCTCGCTGATGGTCGGCGCGGTGGTCGTCGCCGTCGGCGCGATGAACTGGACGGAGTGGGCCGGTGCGGAGGCCGGCATCGCCGTCGTCGCCGAAGGGTTCCTCCCGCCGTGGGGTGCCGCGCTCGTCGCGCTGGCGGCGATCGTCGGCGCGTTGACGACGATCAACACTATCTACGTGAACTTCTCACGGCTGGTCATGCGCGCCGCCCGCGACGAGGTGTTGCCCCCGTCGCTCGCGAACGTTCACGACCGCTTCCAGAGTCCAAACCGGGCGGTGCTGCTCGTCGGCGTCCCGGCGGTGTTGCTCGTCCCGGTCGCCCCGTCGCCGGTCGTCATGTCCGTGGTCCTCTCGCTGACGCTGCTGTACAGCATCATCCTGCTCGGGATCGCTGCCTACCGCCTTCCGACGCTGTTCCCCGACCGCTACGAGCACTCCTTCTACCGGCTTCCGAAACCGCTGCTCTACGTCTCGGCCGCCGCCGGCGTCGCCATCCCCGCGCTGTTCTGGGTGCTGACGACGACGGAACTGCCGATCGTGGGCGTCGGAATCGTCGCCTGGATCGCGCTGGGGTACCCCGTCTACCGCTACCGGGTACATCGGTACGATCAGCGAGGAATCGACCTCGAGTCGCGGATCGCGCAGCTCCACGACCACGAGGCGGAGCAGGCGGCGACGGGGTCCGACTGA
- a CDS encoding ester cyclase, translating into MTTEMIELVRRDPEEVWTEGSVGVIDEIFAESFVLHYPSSPAEPRDREEYREYVETFRSAFTDLTYAVDDVIADGDTAALRYTATGTHDGELLGVEPTGERVSVPGMEMYRVENGEIVEMWTSYDALGLFRQLGVLPPLEELSELAERG; encoded by the coding sequence ATGACAACGGAGATGATCGAACTCGTCCGGCGCGATCCGGAGGAGGTCTGGACCGAGGGAAGCGTCGGCGTCATCGACGAGATCTTCGCGGAATCGTTCGTCCTGCACTATCCGTCGTCGCCCGCCGAACCGCGCGACCGCGAGGAGTACAGGGAGTACGTAGAGACTTTCCGATCGGCGTTCACTGACCTGACGTACGCGGTCGACGACGTGATCGCCGACGGCGACACCGCCGCGCTGCGGTACACGGCGACGGGGACCCACGACGGCGAGCTACTCGGTGTCGAACCGACCGGCGAGCGCGTATCGGTTCCGGGGATGGAGATGTACCGCGTCGAGAACGGCGAGATCGTCGAGATGTGGACGAGCTACGACGCGCTCGGGCTGTTTCGGCAACTCGGCGTGCTGCCGCCGCTCGAGGAACTCTCCGAACTCGCCGAGCGAGGCTGA
- a CDS encoding acyl-CoA dehydrogenase family protein, with product MQFLLSDEQQAIRRTVREFGEKEIRPVAREHDEQKKYPAALVEKAAEFDLVAPGIPVEYGGAGMDTLSSAIVTEELWRADPGIGSAIGSRGFGSTVIQRFGDGWMKEEWLTRIAAGESACASAISEPAHGSNVAGMETRAEREGDEWVINGTKMWITNGTVADVAVVMAKTDSGEGHRGISAFLVPTDVDGLAAEKIDNKLGIRASDLAELVFDGVRIPAENLIGEENRGFYQLMDFFAAGRVSVAAQALGTAQAALDASLEYATEREQFGQPIAEFQAIEHKLAEMATNVEAARSLTYRAASYERSGDDDLAAKFSSMAKLFASEHAVDVADEAIQVHGGAGYVADHPVERFYRDARITKIYEGTSEIQKNIIADRIL from the coding sequence ATGCAGTTCCTGCTATCGGACGAACAGCAGGCGATTCGACGGACGGTTCGCGAGTTCGGAGAGAAGGAGATCCGGCCGGTCGCGCGCGAACACGACGAGCAGAAGAAGTACCCCGCGGCGCTCGTCGAGAAGGCCGCCGAGTTCGACCTCGTCGCGCCCGGAATTCCCGTCGAGTACGGGGGTGCGGGGATGGACACGCTTTCGAGCGCGATCGTGACCGAAGAGCTCTGGAGAGCCGACCCCGGCATCGGCAGCGCGATCGGCAGCCGCGGGTTCGGCTCGACGGTGATCCAGCGGTTCGGCGACGGGTGGATGAAAGAGGAGTGGCTCACGCGGATCGCCGCCGGGGAGTCGGCCTGCGCGAGCGCGATCAGCGAACCCGCTCACGGCTCGAACGTCGCGGGAATGGAGACGCGGGCGGAGCGGGAGGGAGACGAGTGGGTGATAAACGGCACCAAGATGTGGATCACGAACGGGACCGTCGCCGACGTCGCGGTCGTGATGGCGAAGACCGACTCCGGCGAGGGCCACCGCGGCATCAGCGCGTTCCTCGTGCCGACCGACGTTGACGGCCTCGCCGCCGAGAAGATCGACAACAAACTCGGTATTCGGGCCTCCGACCTCGCGGAACTCGTCTTCGACGGCGTGCGGATCCCCGCGGAAAACCTCATCGGCGAGGAGAACCGGGGCTTCTACCAGCTCATGGACTTCTTCGCGGCGGGGCGGGTGAGCGTGGCCGCCCAGGCGCTCGGCACTGCGCAGGCGGCCCTCGACGCGTCGCTCGAGTACGCGACCGAGCGCGAGCAGTTCGGCCAGCCAATCGCGGAGTTCCAGGCGATCGAGCACAAACTCGCCGAGATGGCGACGAACGTCGAGGCCGCCCGCTCGCTCACCTACCGCGCGGCGAGCTACGAGCGCTCCGGCGACGACGACCTCGCGGCGAAGTTCTCGAGCATGGCGAAGCTGTTCGCGAGCGAGCACGCCGTCGACGTCGCGGACGAGGCGATCCAGGTTCACGGTGGTGCAGGCTACGTCGCCGACCACCCCGTCGAGCGGTTCTACCGGGACGCGCGCATCACCAAGATCTACGAGGGGACGAGCGAGATCCAGAAGAACATCATCGCCGATCGCATCCTGTGA
- a CDS encoding MBL fold metallo-hydrolase, with translation MRVTFLGTGSAMPTGERFQTGILVQEDGRTLLVDCGSGVLHRLQQSGVGYETVSSVLLTHHHLDHVADLFPLMKARWLAGEEHIEIVGPRGTKALVDGLLSVHEYMQDKLEIQIREVVPGEFSVAGFDVSAYETRHSLPCLAYRFGDRFTFSGDSEAFAGLANFADGSAVLAHDCSFPDDVDVSNHPTPDQLGRELAGREIGRVYLTHLYPHTQGRHTEMRDSLAEHYDGEVRFAEDLQTISID, from the coding sequence ATGCGCGTGACCTTTCTCGGAACGGGGAGTGCGATGCCGACCGGCGAGCGGTTTCAGACGGGAATCCTCGTCCAGGAGGACGGCCGCACGCTGCTCGTCGACTGCGGCTCCGGCGTGCTCCACCGGCTCCAGCAGTCCGGCGTCGGCTACGAGACCGTCTCGAGCGTACTGCTCACGCACCACCACCTCGACCACGTCGCCGACCTGTTCCCCCTGATGAAGGCCCGCTGGCTGGCCGGCGAGGAGCACATCGAGATCGTCGGTCCGCGGGGAACGAAGGCGCTGGTCGACGGCCTGCTCTCCGTCCACGAGTACATGCAGGACAAACTCGAGATCCAGATCCGCGAGGTCGTCCCCGGCGAGTTCTCGGTCGCGGGCTTCGACGTTTCGGCTTACGAGACGCGCCACTCGCTGCCGTGTCTGGCCTACCGCTTCGGCGACCGGTTCACCTTCAGCGGCGACAGCGAGGCGTTCGCCGGGCTGGCGAACTTCGCCGACGGCTCGGCGGTGTTGGCTCACGACTGTTCGTTCCCCGACGACGTCGACGTCTCCAACCACCCGACGCCGGACCAGCTCGGCCGCGAACTCGCCGGCCGCGAGATCGGACGGGTGTACCTCACGCACCTCTACCCGCACACGCAGGGCCGTCACACCGAGATGCGCGACTCGCTCGCCGAGCACTACGACGGCGAGGTTCGGTTCGCCGAGGACCTCCAGACGATCTCGATCGATTGA